GGGCGGATTGTAGTTGTGGTTGCCGTCTTTGTGGTGCACGGTCAACAGGTGCAGGTTGGCAAGCTCGAACTCCCGCCCGCACTTGGCGCAGATCCAGCCATGCATCTTGAGAGATTTCTCCCGGTAATTCTCGGGACGCTGCTGCTCACCACGCATCTTGCGCACCAGTTCGTCTATCTCCTCGGCGCTCTTGGG
This window of the Geomonas agri genome carries:
- a CDS encoding YajD family HNH nuclease translates to MSAFRPRGPRNVPPKSAEEIDELVRKMRGEQQRPENYREKSLKMHGWICAKCGREFELANLHLLTVHHKDGNHNYNPPDGSNWENLCVYCHDDEHSRTILADYLEGKDKK